A DNA window from Cydia splendana chromosome 24, ilCydSple1.2, whole genome shotgun sequence contains the following coding sequences:
- the LOC134802465 gene encoding gametocyte-specific factor 1-like, with the protein MYSTIKNPKPHDMMTCPYNKAHQVEHYRMHIHLQKCRKQYPNCSKTTCPFNATHVINDAELDYHVSSCPDRFLFDTQKYIVEDEVPQREMPPIPVVECEENWETEQAASYVPDTTAKSHIISKVKGATPSERRRARLEGVKNYRPLDN; encoded by the exons ATGTACTC CACCATAAAAAATCCGAAGCCGCACGATATGATGACGTGCCCGTACAATAAGGCGCATCAAGTGGAGCACTATCGTATGCATATCCACCTGCAGAAGTGCAGGAAGCAGTACCCCAACTGCTCCAAGACTACGTGCCCGTTCAATGCTACCCATGTTATTAACGATGCAGAATTAGAT TACCACGTGTCGTCATGCCCGGATCGCTTCCTATTCGATACACAGAAGTATATAGTGGAAGACGAGGTGCCGCAACGAGAAATGCCTCCTATCCCAGTGGTGGAGTGCGAGGAAAACTGGGAAACT GAGCAAGCGGCGTCATACGTTCCAGACACCACTGCTAAATCTCACATAATTTCTAAA gtGAAAGGCGCCACGCCGTCGGAGCGGCGCCGCGCGCGGCTCGAGGGCGTGAAGAACTACCGCCCCCTCGACAACTGA